A genomic region of Acidimicrobiales bacterium contains the following coding sequences:
- a CDS encoding NADPH:quinone oxidoreductase family protein, whose amino-acid sequence MRAWQVHELGDPIDCMVLDEIDDPDVGPGRVVVDVEAVGLAFPDVLQCRGEYQVKPPLPFTPGSETAGRVSAVGDDVDSAILGRRVVALGGGLAERLVLPASSVFEVPDVLASTKAAAVPMNYGTTWFALHDRAHLAPGETLLVTGAAGGVGSAAIQLGKAAGAWVIAVAGGPEKVAACTGLGADEVIDHREVDDLVARVRELTDGNGVDVAYDPVGGETFQQVRRCMAWDGRLLVIGFVAGIPELATNHVLLKNYSVVGVHWGASLARDPASLGRQMEALFALADEGAVDPLLHPPYAFSDAPRALQDIADRRVVGKVVTDLTA is encoded by the coding sequence ATGCGTGCATGGCAAGTCCACGAACTAGGCGACCCGATCGACTGCATGGTCCTCGACGAAATCGACGACCCCGACGTCGGTCCCGGCCGGGTGGTCGTGGACGTGGAGGCGGTAGGTCTGGCATTCCCCGACGTCCTGCAGTGCCGAGGCGAGTACCAGGTGAAGCCCCCGTTGCCCTTCACCCCGGGTAGTGAGACGGCGGGCCGGGTTTCGGCAGTGGGCGACGACGTTGACTCGGCGATTTTGGGCCGCCGGGTGGTGGCCCTAGGCGGAGGGCTGGCCGAACGGCTGGTCCTGCCGGCGTCCAGCGTGTTCGAGGTGCCCGACGTTCTGGCATCAACCAAAGCGGCCGCCGTGCCCATGAACTACGGGACCACCTGGTTCGCCCTCCACGACCGGGCCCATCTGGCGCCCGGGGAAACGCTGCTGGTCACCGGGGCCGCGGGCGGTGTGGGCTCGGCAGCCATCCAACTGGGCAAGGCCGCCGGAGCATGGGTCATTGCGGTGGCTGGCGGACCGGAAAAGGTGGCGGCCTGTACCGGCCTGGGTGCCGACGAAGTGATCGACCACCGCGAAGTCGACGACCTGGTGGCCCGGGTTCGGGAACTGACCGACGGCAACGGCGTGGACGTGGCCTACGACCCGGTAGGGGGAGAGACCTTCCAACAGGTTCGACGATGCATGGCCTGGGACGGGCGCCTGCTGGTCATCGGCTTCGTAGCCGGCATCCCCGAGCTGGCCACCAACCACGTGCTGCTCAAGAACTACTCGGTAGTGGGAGTCCACTGGGGTGCCTCACTAGCCCGAGATCCAGCGTCGCTGGGCCGCCAGATGGAAGCCCTGTTCGCCCTAGCCGACGAAGGCGCAGTAGACCCCCTGTTGCACCCCCCGTATGCCTTCAGCGACGCCCCACGGGCCCTTCAAGACATCGCAGACCGCCGTGTAGTGGGCAAGGTAGTGACCGATCTGACGGCCTGA